GCAGCAATTAAAACATCTTCACTTTGAATTGGTAAACCTTTTAATCTTAAACTAGCGTGAATTTCCGCCGCTTTTTCTAAAATTGCCAAATCATCTAAAAAAATAATCGGATACTTTTGGCAAATTTTGTTAAATCTTTCTCTTTTCTTAGGAGCATCAACTGCTAAAAATCCTCTTCTAATTTCAAAATAAGTAATGCAGCTAATGTAAATACCTACCTCCTCAAATTTCAGTATTTCTAACTTTCTCCGGATCTTAAAATCGTTTTTAATATCTAAAGAAACAATATTAGTATCTAACAAATAACTCATGAAATTACCTATTTTCGTTTAATTGCCTCATCAAAAATTGCCATTTGTTCAGGTGTGAACTTTTCTCCAATTTTGGATAAAATTTCTGACGACATGACAAAACTGCAATTTTCTTTTAACTTGTCGTCAGACATATTATTAAATCTCTCCAGTGTTAAATTGTCTTGAACAATTTGAAGTATATGTTTGACTGTTTCTGCATAATTAAGATCCTCTTTAAATATAGAGTCTTCTTCCATTAACATAGATACCACGCTTTCAATTCTGTTAATGATTGATTCTGGCTTAATATTTGTTGATAACATAATAGACCTCTCATTTTAACTATCTTGCAATTATATCATATAATTGTCATTATTCAGTTATAATCAACTTGATTTTAACATTCTGTAAATTCTGATTAAAAAATAACTTTTGTAGAGAACAATATAGGTTTATCTGGTGAAAAATTATGAATCAACATCTTTAAATTAACTTGCTGAAATTGAGGAATTTTTAATTTTCCGCCAAACTTGGCACAATTCCTGGTAGAATACATATTCCAGTCTGTATTTTCTCAACATCATGGGCAGCACTTTTGGTCATCTTTTCCGTATCACTACTTTTGGCGAATCTCACGGCGGCGGTGTGGGGGTTATTATTGATGGTTGTCCCCCACAACTGGAAATTTCTGCCGAGGAGATTCAATTTGAGTTAGATAGAAGACGGCCAGGACAAAGTAAAATTACCACTCCTCGCAAAGAAGCAGACACCTGTGAGATATTATCTGGGGTGTTTGAGGGGAAAACTTTGGGAACACCAATTGCCATTTTAGTCAGAAATAAAAATACTCGTCCTGAAGATTATGATGAGATGGCGCAAAAATACCGCCCTTCCCATGCAGATGCTACCTATGATGCTAAATATGGTTTCAGAAATTGGCAAGGTGGTGGCAGGTCGTCAGCGCGTGAGACAATAGGTAGAGTAGCAGCAGGTGCGATCGCTAAAAAGATTTTACATCAAGTTGCCAATGTTGAAGTTATTGCTTATGTTAAGCGCATTCAGAATTTAGAAGGCGTAGTGGATACCAATACCGTAACTTTAGCAGATGTAGAAAGCAATATCGTCCGTTGTCCAGATGGCGAAATTGCTAACACGATGATTTCATTAATAGAACAAACTGGAAGAGATGGTAATTCCATCGGTGGTGTCGTTGAATGTGTGGTGCGGAATGTTCCCAAGGGTTTAGGTGAACCAGTTTTTGATAAATTAGAAGCAGATTTAGCAAAAGCGGTAATGTCATTACCAGCAAGTAAAGGGTTTGAAATTGGTTCAGGTTTTGATGGAACTTTATTAACAGGTTTTGAACATAACGACGAATTTTATATTGATGAAAATGGCGAAATTAGAACTGTAACTAACCGTTCTGGAGGAATCCAAGGGGGAATTTCCAACGGTGAAAATATTATTATCCGAGTGGCTTTTAAACCAACTGCAACTATTAGAAAAGAACAAAAAACCGTCACTAAAGAAGGTGAAGAAACCCTTTTGAGTGGGAAAGGAAGACATGATCCTTGTGTTTTACCTCGCGCTGTACCTATGGTTGATGCGATGGTAGCTTTGGTTTTATGCGATCATCTTTTACGTCATTATGGACAATGCAAGGTTTTGTCATAGATCATCAATATTCCCAATTCCCCAATTATAAAGTATTGCAAAGTTATCTAAAAAAATGTTGTGTTTAATATAGATATATGAAGAATATGAGCAAGTAGATAGTAACAGTATTAAAGTACAAATATCGCCAATTAAAAGATTTAAAAAAGGGGCTATAGTATTATGGCTATCTCCAAAATGTTTGCTAATATGGCTCAGTTTATTTCTGAAGCCTTCATGCGGATTTTTACCCCTGCCAATGATGCCTATCCTGTGACTGGAGTGCAACCTTTTACAGGTAATATACATAAAAAAGGTAAAGCAATTTGGTAGGTATTAATTTAGTAACACTGAAGAAGATTTTTCTACATAATAAAAGTAGGGATAAGGTAAAAATTCTGATACCATGTCCCTATTTTTAATTGCTAATCTACTCTAACCACCTATTTCTTGTAGCATTGCTTGTATGCGCTCTGCACTTTCTGTGTCATTTCCCCGCTGATATAAATTCAATGCTTTTTTGAGAACTTTGTTTGCTTGTGTCATTTGTCGTCGTTGTTTAAACATAGAACCGATTAACTCATAGGTGCGAGGATTATTTTTATCTAAATTAATTGCTTGTTCATAAGCCCACAAAGCTGATTGATAATCACCCAAACTAACTTGAGAAACTCCTAATCCTAAATAAGCGTTGACATTATTCCGATTTAACTGGATAGCCCGTCGGTAAGCCTCCTTTGCTCCTTTGTTATCGCTTTTACTACTTTTGATATAACCAACAGCATAGTAAAAATCACTATTATTAGGATTAATGGCAATAGCTCGACGATAAGCATCTAAGGCTGAGGAAAGATTGCCTTGTTGAGTATATAAGTAACCGATAGTAGCATGAATTCTGTCATTTTTACGATCTAATTGTGCTGCTTGTTGATAAACTGCGATCGCTCCATTATAATCTTTAGAATCTACCAGTTTTTTCCCCTCTTCTATCAGATTTTTCAACTCTGCATTATCAGCTTGTACCACTAATACATCAGTTGTTGCTACTACA
The window above is part of the Dolichospermum sp. DET69 genome. Proteins encoded here:
- a CDS encoding tetratricopeptide repeat protein: MYKKTSFVLTAILLGCLFTSTPVVATTDVLVVQADNAELKNLIEEGKKLVDSKDYNGAIAVYQQAAQLDRKNDRIHATIGYLYTQQGNLSSALDAYRRAIAINPNNSDFYYAVGYIKSSKSDNKGAKEAYRRAIQLNRNNVNAYLGLGVSQVSLGDYQSALWAYEQAINLDKNNPRTYELIGSMFKQRRQMTQANKVLKKALNLYQRGNDTESAERIQAMLQEIGG
- a CDS encoding PIN domain-containing protein; translated protein: MSYLLDTNIVSLDIKNDFKIRRKLEILKFEEVGIYISCITYFEIRRGFLAVDAPKKRERFNKICQKYPIIFLDDLAILEKAAEIHASLRLKGLPIQSEDVLIAATAMIKGLTVVSNDSDLTRVEGLSLENWLL
- the aroC gene encoding chorismate synthase; translation: MGSTFGHLFRITTFGESHGGGVGVIIDGCPPQLEISAEEIQFELDRRRPGQSKITTPRKEADTCEILSGVFEGKTLGTPIAILVRNKNTRPEDYDEMAQKYRPSHADATYDAKYGFRNWQGGGRSSARETIGRVAAGAIAKKILHQVANVEVIAYVKRIQNLEGVVDTNTVTLADVESNIVRCPDGEIANTMISLIEQTGRDGNSIGGVVECVVRNVPKGLGEPVFDKLEADLAKAVMSLPASKGFEIGSGFDGTLLTGFEHNDEFYIDENGEIRTVTNRSGGIQGGISNGENIIIRVAFKPTATIRKEQKTVTKEGEETLLSGKGRHDPCVLPRAVPMVDAMVALVLCDHLLRHYGQCKVLS
- a CDS encoding nicotinate phosphoribosyltransferase, encoding MAISKMFANMAQFISEAFMRIFTPANDAYPVTGVQPFTGNIHKKGKAIW